One Thermus sp. CCB_US3_UF1 DNA window includes the following coding sequences:
- the deoC gene encoding deoxyribose-phosphate aldolase, producing MDLAAHIDHTLLKPTATPQEIGKVAEEALAYGFYGLCIPPSYVGWVRERYPHAPFRLVTVVGFPLGYQAKEVKALEAAWALAQGADEVDMVIHLGRALAGDLAYVEEEVRAVRQAVPKAVLKVILETGYFTPEALRGVAEAALRGGADYLKTSTGFGPRGASLEDVVLLASLAQERAQVKAAGGIRDRETALRLLEAGASRLGTSSGVALVRDEVRGAEGHGY from the coding sequence ATGGACCTGGCCGCCCACATCGACCACACCCTCCTCAAGCCCACCGCCACCCCCCAGGAGATCGGCAAGGTGGCGGAGGAGGCTTTGGCCTATGGCTTCTACGGCCTATGCATCCCCCCCAGCTACGTGGGGTGGGTGCGGGAACGCTACCCCCACGCCCCCTTCCGCCTGGTGACCGTGGTGGGCTTCCCCCTGGGGTACCAAGCCAAGGAGGTCAAGGCCCTGGAGGCCGCCTGGGCCTTGGCCCAGGGGGCGGACGAGGTGGACATGGTCATCCACCTGGGCCGGGCCCTGGCCGGGGACCTGGCCTACGTGGAGGAAGAGGTGCGGGCGGTGCGCCAGGCCGTGCCCAAGGCCGTGCTCAAGGTCATCCTGGAAACCGGGTATTTCACCCCGGAGGCCCTCCGGGGCGTGGCCGAAGCCGCCCTGAGGGGCGGGGCCGACTACCTCAAGACCTCCACGGGGTTTGGCCCCCGGGGGGCCAGCCTGGAGGACGTGGTCCTTTTGGCAAGCCTGGCCCAGGAACGGGCCCAGGTGAAGGCGGCAGGGGGGATCCGCGACCGGGAGACCGCCCTGCGCCTCCTGGAGGCGGGGGCCTCGAGGCTTGGCACCTCCAGCGGCGTGGCCCTGGTACGGGATGAGGTACGGGGTGCGGAGGGGCATGGGTACTAG
- the ychF gene encoding redox-regulated ATPase YchF — MLAVGIVGLPNVGKSTLFNALTRAGALAANYPFATIDKNVGVVPLEDPRLYALQRVFAKGERVPPVVPTHVEFVDIAGLVKGAHKGEGLGNQFLAHIREVAAIAHVLRCFPDPDVVHVMGRLDPLEDAEVVETELLLADLATLERRLERLRKEARANREMAPLLEAAEGLYAHLQEGRPARTFPPSEEVRRLLKETPLLTAKPVIYVANVAEEDLPDGASSPQVQAVRAKAQAEGAEVVVVSARLEAELAELAPEEAQELLSAYGLRESGLQRLARVGYKALSLLTFFTAGEKEVRAWTVRQGAKAPEAAGEIHSDMERGFIRAEVIPWDRLVEAGGWARAKERGWVRLEGKDYVVQDGDVLYILFNA; from the coding sequence ATGCTGGCAGTCGGAATCGTCGGTCTACCCAATGTGGGCAAGTCCACCCTCTTCAACGCCCTCACCCGGGCTGGGGCCTTGGCGGCCAACTACCCCTTCGCCACCATCGACAAGAACGTGGGGGTGGTGCCCCTGGAGGACCCGCGGCTTTACGCCCTGCAAAGGGTCTTCGCCAAGGGGGAGAGGGTGCCTCCCGTGGTCCCCACCCACGTGGAGTTCGTGGACATCGCCGGCCTGGTGAAGGGGGCCCATAAGGGCGAGGGCTTGGGCAACCAGTTCCTGGCCCACATCCGCGAGGTGGCGGCCATCGCCCACGTGCTCCGCTGCTTCCCCGATCCCGATGTGGTCCACGTCATGGGCCGCCTGGACCCCTTGGAGGACGCCGAGGTGGTGGAAACCGAGCTGCTCCTGGCGGACCTGGCTACCCTGGAGAGGCGTCTGGAACGCCTGCGCAAGGAGGCCCGGGCCAACCGGGAGATGGCGCCCCTCCTGGAGGCCGCGGAAGGGCTTTACGCCCACCTGCAGGAAGGGCGGCCCGCCCGCACCTTCCCCCCTTCGGAGGAGGTCCGCCGCCTCCTCAAGGAAACCCCCCTCCTCACCGCCAAGCCGGTGATCTACGTGGCCAACGTGGCCGAGGAGGACCTCCCCGATGGGGCCAGTAGCCCCCAGGTGCAGGCCGTGCGGGCGAAGGCCCAGGCGGAAGGGGCGGAGGTGGTGGTGGTCTCCGCCCGGCTGGAGGCGGAGCTGGCCGAGCTTGCCCCGGAAGAAGCCCAGGAGCTTCTTTCGGCTTACGGCCTTAGGGAAAGCGGCTTACAGCGCCTGGCCCGGGTGGGGTACAAGGCCCTTTCCCTCCTCACCTTCTTCACCGCTGGGGAGAAGGAGGTGCGGGCCTGGACGGTCCGTCAAGGGGCCAAGGCCCCGGAGGCGGCGGGGGAGATCCACTCCGACATGGAGCGGGGGTTTATCCGGGCCGAGGTGATCCCCTGGGACAGGCTGGTGGAGGCCGGGGGGTGGGCTAGGGCCAAGGAGCGGGGCTGGGTGCGCCTCGAGGGCAAGGACTATGTGGTCCAGGACGGGGATGTCCTGTACATCCTCTTCAACGCCTAA
- a CDS encoding transglycosylase domain-containing protein, with protein sequence MGVRAVRLVLLLLAGLVAGAVLALGYLAYAYTRGLPDLSQLDRLRLTATSTLYARDGSLLAQIASVEEGRAIHRSLVRLKEVSPAALAALVFSEDRRYYQHYGVDPVRLLGALYAILRGDLQGGSTITTQVIKNTLLKELAQARSLERKLKEWALALELERRYTKAEILEMYLNVVPWGGNAVGLKGAAEAYFGKDPAALSLAEGLYLASLVPAPNARYGDLKGVRARMRLLLDQMVAEGWVSREVAEAAWREPLVPRGWEARYDGEGNLLEARLVDPEARLLGEMEVSLAPHFVLEVRRFLEARFGREKVYGEGGLRVYTTLDPAMQRAAEAAARGARLPEGADLALVGLDPETGEVLALVGGVRREGDEYNRATRALRNPGSAVKPFVYATAFEEGWTQATLVPDRPLEFPDPSQKDGVWRPKNFSGTFLNREISVRYALDLSLNLPAVYTAQAIGVEKVARKLSQAGFAVRYPTLAIAIGGASITPVDLAAAYAAFANGGYRVTPLYVLRVEDARGQVLYQGVPERRPLFSPQAAYQAWDLLKGYVYDLGERGLAKGARIPGRVVGGKTGTTNEARDLWFAGVTRGLAAVVWVGRDDNQPLRMGGREPSSSVVNPPIWRAFVAEALRGRPTGDFPPPSGLVKARMDLLSGLASAQGVEAWFPQDRLPLAPAPPESVAPPPPTPASPGLEAPPVQPSPEPPTPPEETP encoded by the coding sequence GTGGGCGTGCGGGCCGTGCGCCTGGTCCTTCTCCTTTTGGCGGGCCTGGTGGCGGGGGCGGTCCTGGCCCTGGGCTACCTGGCCTACGCCTACACCCGGGGCCTGCCCGACCTTTCCCAGTTGGACCGCTTGCGCCTCACCGCCACCTCTACCCTGTACGCCCGGGACGGCAGCCTCCTGGCCCAGATCGCCAGCGTGGAGGAGGGGCGGGCCATCCACCGTAGCCTGGTCCGCCTGAAGGAGGTTTCCCCCGCCGCCCTGGCCGCTTTGGTCTTCTCCGAGGACCGCCGCTACTACCAGCACTACGGGGTGGACCCGGTGCGCCTCCTGGGGGCCCTCTACGCCATCCTGCGGGGGGATCTCCAGGGGGGGAGCACCATCACCACCCAGGTCATCAAGAACACCCTCCTCAAGGAGCTGGCCCAGGCCCGCTCCCTGGAGCGCAAGCTCAAGGAGTGGGCCCTGGCCCTGGAGCTGGAGCGGCGCTACACCAAGGCGGAGATCCTGGAGATGTACCTGAACGTGGTCCCCTGGGGAGGGAACGCCGTGGGCCTCAAGGGGGCGGCGGAGGCCTACTTCGGCAAGGACCCCGCCGCCTTGAGCCTGGCCGAGGGCCTCTACCTGGCCTCCTTGGTCCCGGCCCCCAACGCCCGGTATGGCGACCTCAAGGGGGTGCGGGCGCGGATGCGCCTTCTCCTGGACCAGATGGTGGCCGAGGGGTGGGTGAGCCGGGAGGTGGCGGAGGCGGCCTGGCGGGAACCCTTGGTGCCCAGGGGGTGGGAGGCCCGTTACGACGGGGAGGGGAACCTCCTGGAGGCCCGGCTGGTGGACCCCGAGGCCCGGCTTTTGGGGGAGATGGAGGTAAGCCTGGCCCCCCACTTTGTCCTGGAGGTGCGCCGCTTCCTCGAGGCCCGCTTTGGCCGGGAAAAGGTCTACGGGGAGGGGGGGCTTAGGGTCTACACCACCCTGGACCCGGCCATGCAGCGGGCGGCGGAGGCGGCGGCCAGGGGGGCCCGCCTGCCCGAGGGGGCGGATCTGGCCCTGGTGGGCCTGGACCCGGAAACGGGGGAGGTGCTGGCCCTGGTGGGGGGGGTGCGGCGGGAGGGGGATGAGTACAACCGGGCCACCCGGGCCCTGAGAAACCCGGGAAGCGCGGTCAAGCCCTTCGTCTACGCCACCGCCTTTGAGGAGGGCTGGACCCAGGCCACCCTGGTTCCCGACCGCCCCCTGGAGTTCCCCGACCCCAGCCAAAAGGACGGGGTCTGGCGGCCCAAGAACTTCTCCGGCACCTTCCTCAACCGGGAGATCAGCGTGCGCTACGCCCTGGACCTTTCCCTGAACCTTCCCGCCGTCTACACCGCCCAGGCCATCGGGGTGGAAAAGGTGGCCAGGAAGCTTTCCCAGGCGGGCTTTGCCGTGCGCTACCCCACCTTGGCCATCGCCATCGGGGGGGCCTCCATCACCCCCGTGGATCTGGCCGCGGCCTACGCCGCCTTTGCCAACGGCGGCTACCGGGTGACGCCCCTATACGTGCTCCGGGTGGAGGATGCCCGGGGCCAGGTCCTCTACCAGGGGGTACCGGAGCGGCGTCCCCTCTTCAGCCCCCAGGCCGCCTACCAGGCCTGGGACCTCCTCAAGGGATATGTCTACGACCTGGGGGAGCGGGGCCTGGCCAAGGGGGCCCGCATCCCTGGCCGGGTGGTGGGGGGCAAGACCGGGACCACCAACGAGGCCCGGGACCTCTGGTTTGCCGGGGTAACCCGGGGGCTTGCCGCGGTGGTCTGGGTGGGGCGGGACGACAACCAGCCCCTGCGCATGGGGGGGAGGGAGCCCAGCAGTTCCGTGGTCAACCCCCCCATCTGGCGGGCCTTCGTGGCCGAGGCCCTCAGGGGCCGGCCCACGGGGGACTTTCCCCCGCCTTCGGGCCTGGTCAAGGCGCGGATGGACCTCCTCTCTGGACTGGCCTCGGCCCAGGGGGTGGAGGCCTGGTTCCCCCAGGACAGGCTTCCCTTGGCCCCTGCCCCTCCCGAAAGCGTGGCCCCGCCCCCGCCCACCCCGGCTTCCCCGGGCCTCGAGGCCCCGCCCGTCCAACCCTCCCCCGAACCTCCCACCCCGCCGGAGGAAACCCCATGA
- a CDS encoding RNA methyltransferase produces MSEPLLERVRIVLVEPQEPMNVGAVARAMKNFGLSQLYLVNPHPRVGPPWAREAYWLAVHAEDLLDRAQAVGSLREALEGVHLVVATTGRPRELYPAPLVPAWEVPGRVLTVAGPVALVFGRETFGLTNEELDLAHLIGTIPTAPEQPSLNLAQAVVVFAYELYKAALGGSVEAREELAEVAALEALFDDLGRYILEIGFTDAHRHPYAMRRLRRILHKARLSPGEVQLLRGLLHQSRFAMGKKHG; encoded by the coding sequence ATGAGCGAGCCCCTTTTGGAGCGCGTGCGCATCGTCTTGGTGGAACCCCAGGAGCCCATGAACGTGGGGGCGGTGGCCCGGGCCATGAAGAACTTCGGCCTCTCCCAGCTCTACCTGGTGAACCCCCACCCGCGGGTGGGCCCCCCCTGGGCCCGGGAGGCCTACTGGCTCGCCGTGCACGCCGAGGACCTCCTGGACCGGGCCCAGGCGGTGGGAAGCCTGCGGGAGGCCCTGGAGGGGGTGCACCTGGTGGTGGCCACCACGGGGAGGCCCCGGGAGCTCTACCCGGCCCCCCTGGTCCCGGCCTGGGAGGTTCCCGGGCGGGTCCTAACCGTGGCCGGGCCGGTGGCCCTGGTCTTTGGCCGGGAGACCTTCGGCCTCACCAACGAGGAGCTGGACCTGGCCCACCTCATCGGCACCATCCCCACCGCCCCCGAGCAGCCCTCCTTGAACCTGGCCCAGGCGGTGGTGGTCTTCGCCTACGAGCTGTACAAGGCCGCCCTAGGGGGGAGTGTGGAGGCGCGGGAGGAGCTGGCCGAGGTGGCCGCCCTGGAGGCGCTCTTTGACGACCTGGGCCGCTACATCCTGGAGATCGGCTTTACCGACGCCCACCGCCACCCCTACGCCATGCGCCGTCTGCGGCGCATCCTGCACAAGGCCCGGCTCTCCCCGGGGGAGGTGCAGCTCCTAAGGGGACTCCTCCACCAGAGCCGCTTCGCCATGGGGAAGAAGCATGGCTAG
- a CDS encoding sensor histidine kinase: MASQGLYRLVRLAQRLLPPLIASVVVLFELALLPYRHADGVLWLRLGFYGLVGPLVTYAVLEWIAQEVLEKLRAEKALEEANRRLMAAGLVFREALESENLEEAVQRMAQALQQTLGYPVALEAEGVRAGEECGGVRVELPGLKGFLEACPPAPERAFLEVLAHEVAGALQSVVARSRDRLTLFEVDQALKAEANLDRLLEGLLDRIQAWAEAQGAGVLLLDEEGFLVPRVVRGLALPPHPFLPEGAWKGALEGPVFVAPELLALPLKARETVGVLAVKGKDLSRRIPFLSFLASQVALAVRNAQAYLRAEELAINEERTRIAREIHDGIAQSLAFMALKLDLAERLLDKDREAALRALAEVKETLRAQIREVRRSIFALRPIDLERYGFLESVRRYAQAFAEQAGFRVHLSLPEAVGLSQASELVLFRVLQEALTNAAKHGKPTRVEVELRPLGERGARLCVRDNGRGFHSPEAQGLGGFGLTQMRERVEARGGRFAVRSEPGKGTEVVAEVPY, from the coding sequence ATGGCTAGCCAAGGCCTGTACCGCCTCGTCCGCCTGGCCCAGCGCCTCCTCCCCCCCCTGATCGCCTCCGTGGTGGTGCTCTTTGAGCTGGCCCTCCTGCCCTACCGCCACGCCGACGGGGTGCTCTGGCTCCGCCTAGGGTTTTACGGCCTGGTGGGGCCCTTGGTCACCTATGCCGTGCTGGAGTGGATCGCCCAGGAGGTCCTGGAGAAGCTGCGGGCGGAAAAGGCCCTGGAGGAGGCCAACCGCCGCCTTATGGCCGCGGGCCTGGTGTTCCGGGAGGCCTTGGAGAGCGAGAACCTGGAGGAGGCGGTGCAGCGCATGGCCCAGGCCCTGCAGCAGACCCTGGGCTACCCCGTGGCCCTCGAGGCCGAAGGGGTGCGGGCGGGGGAGGAGTGCGGGGGGGTGCGGGTGGAGTTGCCGGGCCTGAAGGGCTTTCTGGAGGCCTGCCCCCCGGCTCCCGAGCGGGCCTTCCTCGAGGTCCTGGCCCACGAGGTGGCGGGGGCCTTGCAGTCGGTGGTGGCCCGGAGCCGCGACCGCCTCACCCTGTTTGAGGTGGACCAGGCCCTGAAGGCCGAGGCCAACCTGGACCGCCTCCTGGAAGGGCTTCTGGACCGCATCCAGGCCTGGGCTGAGGCCCAGGGGGCGGGGGTCCTCCTCCTGGATGAGGAAGGCTTCCTCGTGCCCCGGGTGGTGCGGGGGCTGGCCCTCCCCCCCCACCCCTTCCTGCCCGAGGGGGCCTGGAAGGGGGCCCTGGAGGGGCCGGTCTTCGTGGCCCCTGAGCTTCTGGCCCTTCCCCTCAAGGCCCGGGAGACCGTGGGCGTGCTGGCGGTGAAGGGCAAGGACCTCTCCCGCCGCATCCCCTTCCTCTCCTTCCTGGCCTCCCAGGTGGCCCTGGCGGTGCGGAACGCCCAGGCCTACCTGCGGGCCGAGGAGCTGGCCATCAACGAGGAGCGCACCCGTATCGCCCGGGAGATCCACGACGGCATCGCCCAGAGCCTGGCCTTCATGGCCCTGAAGCTGGACCTGGCCGAGCGCCTCCTGGACAAGGACCGGGAGGCGGCCCTAAGGGCCTTGGCCGAGGTCAAGGAAACCCTCAGGGCCCAGATCCGGGAGGTGCGGCGGAGCATCTTCGCCCTACGGCCCATTGACCTGGAGCGCTACGGCTTTCTGGAGTCCGTGCGCCGCTACGCCCAGGCCTTTGCCGAGCAGGCGGGGTTTCGGGTCCACCTTTCCCTGCCCGAGGCGGTGGGCCTCTCCCAGGCCAGCGAGCTGGTCCTCTTCCGCGTGCTGCAGGAAGCCCTCACCAACGCCGCCAAGCACGGCAAGCCCACCCGGGTGGAGGTGGAGCTCCGCCCCCTAGGGGAGCGGGGGGCGCGGCTTTGCGTGCGGGACAACGGCCGGGGCTTCCACAGCCCCGAGGCCCAGGGCCTGGGGGGGTTTGGCCTCACCCAGATGCGGGAGCGGGTGGAGGCCCGGGGGGGTCGGTTCGCCGTGCGCTCCGAGCCGGGAAAGGGCACGGAGGTGGTGGCGGAGGTGCCCTACTAG
- a CDS encoding low molecular weight protein-tyrosine-phosphatase has translation MGGMEGPIRVLFVCLGNICRSPLAEGAFRKLLRERGLEGRFEVDSAGTGAWHAGEPMDPRARKVLEAQGAYFPHVARAMTREDALSFHHILVMDRENLKEVLARFPEARGKVRLLLDYLGGGEVADPYYGDLQDCLEAYWTVEAACRAFLDRLEEDGTLGPARAGGA, from the coding sequence ATGGGAGGCATGGAGGGCCCTATCCGGGTGCTTTTCGTCTGTCTGGGCAACATCTGCCGCAGCCCCCTGGCCGAGGGGGCCTTTCGCAAGCTCTTGAGGGAGCGGGGCCTGGAGGGACGGTTTGAGGTGGACTCCGCGGGCACCGGGGCCTGGCACGCCGGGGAGCCCATGGACCCCAGGGCCCGGAAGGTCTTGGAGGCCCAAGGAGCCTATTTCCCCCACGTGGCCCGGGCCATGACCCGGGAGGACGCCCTTTCCTTCCACCACATCCTGGTCATGGACCGGGAGAACCTAAAGGAGGTCCTCGCCCGCTTCCCCGAGGCCAGGGGAAAGGTGCGCCTCCTCCTGGACTACCTGGGGGGAGGGGAGGTGGCCGACCCCTACTACGGGGACCTGCAGGACTGCCTCGAGGCCTACTGGACCGTGGAGGCCGCCTGCCGGGCCTTCCTGGACCGCCTGGAGGAGGATGGAACCCTTGGCCCTGCTAGGGCGGGCGGGGCTTGA
- a CDS encoding fructosamine kinase family protein — MEPLALLGRAGLEAQGPPLPLHGGEMAQVYRLGPYVVKLARGAPPGFFPAEARGLAALGAYGVRVPRVYWVGEEGLVLEFLPEGPEDWEALAGMLARLHRRREAAYRAEPGFLGTFPLPGREGGDWTEFFFLRCIEPLLAATWSRLEGLGPRVEALFRTPLPAEGPSPLHGDLWRGNLRFTPEGPALLDPSFFVGERGVDLAMMRLFGGFPQAFWRAYRALYPIPEAVERALPRYQVYYLLAHVHFFGPGYLGGLWKAISAS, encoded by the coding sequence ATGGAACCCTTGGCCCTGCTAGGGCGGGCGGGGCTTGAGGCCCAGGGCCCGCCCCTTCCCCTCCACGGGGGGGAGATGGCCCAGGTCTACCGCCTGGGGCCCTATGTGGTCAAGCTGGCCCGGGGGGCCCCGCCGGGGTTTTTCCCCGCCGAGGCCCGGGGGCTGGCTGCCCTTGGGGCCTACGGGGTCCGGGTCCCCCGGGTCTACTGGGTGGGGGAGGAGGGGCTGGTGCTGGAGTTTTTGCCGGAGGGCCCAGAGGACTGGGAGGCCCTGGCGGGGATGCTGGCCCGGCTCCACCGCCGGCGGGAAGCGGCCTACCGGGCCGAGCCGGGGTTTTTGGGCACCTTTCCCCTGCCCGGGCGGGAGGGTGGGGATTGGACGGAGTTTTTCTTTCTCCGCTGTATAGAACCCCTCCTCGCCGCCACCTGGAGCCGCCTGGAGGGGCTTGGCCCCAGGGTGGAGGCCCTTTTCCGCACCCCTTTGCCCGCCGAGGGGCCTTCCCCCCTGCATGGGGACCTTTGGCGGGGGAACCTCCGCTTTACCCCTGAGGGCCCGGCCCTCCTGGACCCCTCCTTCTTCGTGGGCGAGCGGGGGGTGGACCTGGCCATGATGCGCCTGTTTGGCGGATTTCCCCAGGCCTTCTGGCGCGCCTACCGCGCCCTTTACCCCATCCCGGAGGCGGTGGAGCGGGCCCTGCCCCGTTACCAGGTCTACTACCTCCTGGCCCACGTCCACTTCTTCGGCCCGGGGTACCTGGGGGGCTTATGGAAGGCGATTTCCGCCTCTTAG
- a CDS encoding DUF4388 domain-containing protein, whose protein sequence is MEGDFRLLGPIDLLQLLAQGGRTGLFAVEVAEGVGEVYLERGRPVHAVFRDKVGREALLEVLALKAGRFRFLLGQRPPRGSLEGPLEAYLLQAIRLLDERVEVGPFDLVRPAPKAEALQATLDPEELSLLLALGEGKSPLDLVAGLGRPLAEVLRRLGHLARLRLVAVSPRVPRTARLRLALGRKGAQVEALLLRAWREHYGAFRRVRVKGAKELLLEVEGAEGLGVELWLSPELLLFHGLKVGEEVLVWPEV, encoded by the coding sequence ATGGAAGGCGATTTCCGCCTCTTAGGCCCCATTGACCTCCTGCAGCTTCTGGCCCAGGGGGGCAGGACGGGGCTTTTCGCCGTGGAGGTGGCCGAGGGGGTGGGGGAGGTCTACCTGGAGCGGGGCCGCCCCGTCCACGCCGTCTTCCGCGACAAGGTGGGCCGGGAAGCCCTCCTCGAGGTCCTGGCCCTGAAGGCGGGCCGCTTCCGCTTTCTTCTAGGCCAGCGGCCACCCCGGGGCTCCCTGGAAGGGCCCTTGGAGGCCTACCTGCTCCAGGCCATCCGCCTCCTGGACGAGCGGGTGGAGGTGGGGCCTTTTGACCTGGTGCGCCCTGCCCCCAAGGCCGAGGCCCTCCAGGCCACCTTGGACCCCGAGGAGCTTTCCTTGCTCCTGGCTCTGGGGGAGGGGAAAAGCCCCCTGGACCTGGTGGCGGGGCTGGGCCGGCCTTTGGCCGAGGTCCTCCGCCGCCTGGGCCACCTGGCCCGGCTCCGCCTGGTGGCGGTCTCCCCCCGGGTGCCCCGCACGGCCCGGCTCCGGCTGGCCCTGGGCCGCAAGGGGGCCCAGGTGGAAGCCCTCCTCCTCCGGGCCTGGCGGGAGCACTACGGGGCCTTCCGCCGGGTGCGGGTGAAGGGGGCTAAGGAGCTCCTCCTGGAGGTGGAGGGGGCGGAAGGGCTGGGGGTGGAGCTCTGGCTTTCCCCCGAGCTCCTCCTCTTCCACGGGCTCAAGGTGGGGGAGGAGGTTCTGGTCTGGCCAGAGGTTTAG
- a CDS encoding pseudouridine-5'-phosphate glycosidase, which yields MPEPLVALESAVLTHGLPYPLNLETAEALEAAVAQEGAIPKTIALVEGKVRVGLSREEKEALARGGAEKASLWNLPALLAQGKSAGTTVAATIHLAHRHGIRVFATGGIGGVHPEPYDESADLLALARTPLLVVASGPKAILDLRATLERLETLGVVLVGYRTDRLPAFFSPSSPFPVPARVETPLEAARVYLEARELGLGAVLLVNPVSQGLPFERVAAWVEEASHQAAREGIYGKALTPYLLRRLSELSRGETDRVNGLLLRENARLAAQVALALSGLE from the coding sequence ATGCCGGAGCCCCTGGTGGCCTTGGAGTCGGCGGTCCTTACCCACGGACTGCCTTACCCCTTGAACCTGGAGACGGCGGAAGCCCTGGAGGCCGCGGTGGCCCAGGAGGGGGCCATCCCCAAGACCATCGCCCTGGTGGAGGGAAAGGTGCGGGTGGGCCTTTCCCGGGAGGAGAAGGAGGCCCTGGCCCGGGGAGGGGCGGAGAAGGCCAGCCTGTGGAACCTGCCCGCCCTCCTGGCCCAAGGGAAAAGCGCCGGCACCACGGTGGCCGCCACCATTCACCTGGCCCACCGCCACGGCATCCGGGTCTTCGCCACGGGGGGGATCGGCGGGGTGCACCCCGAGCCCTACGACGAGAGCGCCGACCTCCTGGCCTTGGCCCGCACCCCCCTCCTGGTGGTGGCCTCCGGCCCCAAGGCCATCCTGGACCTACGGGCCACCCTGGAGCGGCTGGAAACCCTGGGGGTGGTCCTGGTGGGGTACCGCACGGACCGCCTACCGGCCTTTTTCTCCCCCTCCTCCCCCTTCCCGGTGCCCGCCCGGGTGGAAACCCCCCTCGAGGCCGCCCGGGTATACCTGGAGGCCCGGGAGCTGGGCCTGGGGGCCGTTCTCCTGGTGAACCCCGTCTCCCAGGGGCTGCCCTTTGAGCGGGTGGCGGCCTGGGTGGAGGAGGCGAGCCACCAGGCGGCCCGGGAAGGGATCTACGGCAAGGCCCTGACCCCCTACCTCCTGCGGCGGCTTTCCGAGCTTTCCCGGGGGGAGACGGACCGGGTCAATGGCCTTCTCCTGCGGGAGAACGCCCGCCTGGCGGCCCAGGTGGCCTTGGCCCTTTCCGGGCTAGAATAG
- a CDS encoding RodZ domain-containing protein, whose amino-acid sequence MCELGERLRRAREEKGLSLREAAERLSLKARVLEALEECRFAELPEPALARGYLRRYALLLGLDPEPLLALYPRGPEPSFSPAPPARRPQRVWLLLLLPLLLGLGYGAYRLLRPEPAQVVQIPSEPLPHAPQRHPLRVVSDPPGARVYLDGFYLGQTPLETPPLEGGRRVLRLELPGYQRLEEVLLLDRPLSLNYRLLPAPAQAPAPPAATPVPSGKLVLRLEGRSWLRITQGEKRVYEGIPQVGTELAFDLPVEVRAGNPGAVRVFLEGQDLGLLGEPGKPLTRRFP is encoded by the coding sequence GTGTGCGAGCTGGGGGAAAGGTTGCGCCGGGCGCGGGAGGAGAAGGGGCTCTCCCTAAGGGAGGCCGCGGAAAGGCTTTCCCTGAAGGCCAGGGTGTTGGAGGCCCTCGAGGAATGCCGCTTCGCCGAGCTGCCCGAGCCGGCCCTGGCCCGGGGTTACCTGCGCCGCTACGCCCTCCTCCTGGGCCTGGACCCCGAGCCCCTCTTGGCCCTCTACCCCCGTGGTCCCGAACCCTCCTTTTCCCCCGCCCCCCCCGCCCGCAGGCCCCAGAGGGTATGGCTTCTCCTTCTCCTCCCCCTCCTCCTGGGCCTGGGCTATGGGGCCTACCGGCTCCTGCGCCCTGAGCCTGCCCAGGTGGTCCAGATCCCCTCGGAGCCCCTTCCCCACGCGCCCCAGCGTCACCCTCTCCGGGTGGTGAGCGACCCCCCGGGGGCCAGGGTCTACCTGGACGGTTTCTACCTGGGCCAGACCCCCTTGGAAACCCCTCCCCTGGAGGGGGGAAGGCGGGTCCTGCGCCTGGAGCTTCCCGGCTACCAAAGGCTGGAGGAGGTCCTGCTCCTGGACCGGCCCCTTTCCCTCAACTACCGCCTTCTCCCCGCGCCCGCGCAAGCCCCGGCCCCGCCCGCTGCCACCCCAGTCCCTTCGGGCAAGCTGGTGCTGAGGCTGGAAGGGCGGAGCTGGCTCCGGATCACCCAGGGGGAGAAACGGGTCTACGAGGGCATCCCCCAGGTGGGGACGGAGCTGGCCTTTGACCTGCCGGTGGAGGTGCGGGCGGGCAACCCAGGTGCGGTGCGGGTCTTTTTGGAGGGGCAGGACCTGGGCCTTTTGGGGGAGCCGGGGAAGCCCCTCACCCGCCGCTTCCCCTAG